A section of the Acropora muricata isolate sample 2 chromosome 4, ASM3666990v1, whole genome shotgun sequence genome encodes:
- the LOC136913567 gene encoding BTB/POZ domain-containing protein 16-like isoform X1: MADVHVQSYGTFASNVFSGTPSPLPRPYLPSLPPAKTIKPSYSRFLIEAPYSALAGVVADARDPPKPPLLPRSRNRIQVGCTNRWRLPSVLGSDLLGSSQALKSVNSSYNDTIRAVMTADCPRVACNHLDEGREKSSQTPVHTVISPRFLKSQPAPGLTTSTRDLDQRLVQSQPVAFSVLPRRELGNSELSPFHLKQIDYQRNVISPAMRCPTPMELFLLRSQVVGAHKIPDVVVHALDNSWELHKPYLQKSWLLSSMLKKAQMTGMRNIEEEDEEDSTSGGGEIGSSLDALKTAASHGSMEPVAANLSQSSLGRSRSSIEWFKNKLTLKLRIKDPLITKQTFALALAALYENESEMTVTEADAVGVLAAANFLGFSALEKLCADVMLRSIAAWSVCAFHASASKYKQNSVVEACERWLELNLIPQLSVQIYLSHLPQDLLEKCLKSTKLFTWSEYSLYKLLAYWIFLQQHPNLQMMPSWGTVVTWFMSLPKGTSFLEREEGHGYVSLFRTVRLSGITDSSQLDELQKMNLIPQSWLLRVYTQHYHALQGGGDMSLMTRFEHGAIRKGFILEEHLKYHSEIVSVHGFHFEVKAAKDADTDSKYLFYLQRLKPNDPVLSFRACERYTFSMRHDREVRYCIRVQWFDCGLNKIFTSGILCHSFGLSGKTRQSEVVSVEDVCMPLYVSVSLMFPPS; encoded by the exons CCTCCATTATTACCTCGCAGTAGAAACCGGATTCAAGTAGGATGCACCAATCGATGGAGACTGCCGAGTGTGCTGGGTAGCGATCTGCTTGGATCATCGCAAGCTTTGAAGTCTGTTAACAGCTCTTATAATGACACTATTAGGGCTGTTATGACAG CTGACTGTCCAAGGGTAGCCTGCAACCATCTGGATGAAGGTAGAGAAAAGTCTTCCCAGACTCCAGTGCATACAGTCATTTCTCCAAGATTTTTGAAATCTCAGCCTGCCCCAGGACTTACAACCAGCACCAGGGATTTAGATCAACGACTGGTCCAGTCTCAGCCAGTTGCATTTTCTGTATTACCAAG GAGAGAACTAGGAAACAGCGAGCTCTCTCCATTTCACCTCAAACAAATTGATTATCAGAGAAATGTGATCTCACCAGCCATGAGATGCCCTACTCCAATGGAACTGTTTTTACTCAGATCACAAGTTGTAGGAGCTCACAAGATTCCAG ATGTTGTGGTTCATGCCCTGGACAACTCATGGGAACTGCACAAACCCTATCTACAGAAATCGTGGTTATTGAGTTCAATGCTGAAGAAAGCACAGATGACTGGCATGAGGAATATTGAagaggaagatgaagaagaTAGCACATCTGGAGGTGGAGAAATAG GAAGCAGTTTAGATGCTTTGAAAACAGCAGCAAGCCATGGGAGCATGGAACCTGTGGCTGCTAATTTGTCACAATCTTCGCTTGGTAGAAGTAGGTCAAGCATTGAATGGTTCAAGAACAAGTTAACATTAAAACTGAGAATCAAAGATCCACtaattacaaaacaaa cttttgcCCTTGCCCTGGCCGCATTgtatgaaaatgaaagtgaaatgaCTGTTACTGAAGCAGATGCTGTTGGAGTATTAGCCGCCGCAAATTTCCTTGGATTCTCAGCTTTGGAAAAATT GTGTGCTGATGTGATGCTGCGATCCATAGCTGCTTGGTCTGTCTGTGCATTTCATGCTTCTGCGTCTAAG TACAAGCAGAATTCTGTTGTGGAAGCTTGTGAGAGATGGCTTGAACTCAATTTAATACCACAG CTTTCAGTTCAAATATACTTGAGTCATTTGCCACAAGACCTGCTGGAAAAGTGCCTCAAATCCACCAA ACTTTTCACGTGGAGTGAGTATTCATTGTATAAGTTGCTGGCTTATTGGATTTTTTTACAACAGCATCCTAATTTACAG ATGATGCCATCCTGGGGAACTGTGGTGACTTGGTTTATGAG CTTACCGAAGGGCACATCTTTCTTAGAGAGAGAAGAG GGTCATGGATATGTGAGTTTGTTTCGAACTGTCAGGCTCAGCGGCATTACTGATA GCTCACAACTTGATGAGCTACAGAAGATGAATCTTATCCCTCAATCTTGGTTGCTTCGCGTGTACACCCAACACTATCATGCG cTCCAAGGTGGTGGTGATATGTCACTTATGACGAGATTTGAACACGGAGCCATACGCAAGGGTTTCATTCTGGAAGAG CATTTGAAGTATCACTCTGAAATTGTGTCTGTTCACGGATTTCATTTCGAAGTCAAAGCAGCAAAGGATGCGGACACAGATTCCAAATACTTATTCTATCTTCAG AGATTGAAACCAAATGATCCTGTCCTATCGTTCAGAGCTTGTGAACGTTACACATTTTCTATGCGTCACGACAGAGAG GTTCGGTATTGTATCCGTGTTCAGTGGTTCGACTGTGGTCTTAATAAAATCTTTACATCGG GAATTCTGTGTCACAGCTTTGGTTTGTCTGGGAAAACCAGGCAATCGGAG GTTGTGTCAGTTGAGGATGTCTGTATGCCGCTTTATGTATCAGTATCGTTAATGTTCCCACCCTCCTAA
- the LOC136913567 gene encoding BTB/POZ domain-containing protein 16-like isoform X2 gives MTADCPRVACNHLDEGREKSSQTPVHTVISPRFLKSQPAPGLTTSTRDLDQRLVQSQPVAFSVLPRRELGNSELSPFHLKQIDYQRNVISPAMRCPTPMELFLLRSQVVGAHKIPDVVVHALDNSWELHKPYLQKSWLLSSMLKKAQMTGMRNIEEEDEEDSTSGGGEIGSSLDALKTAASHGSMEPVAANLSQSSLGRSRSSIEWFKNKLTLKLRIKDPLITKQTFALALAALYENESEMTVTEADAVGVLAAANFLGFSALEKLCADVMLRSIAAWSVCAFHASASKYKQNSVVEACERWLELNLIPQLSVQIYLSHLPQDLLEKCLKSTKLFTWSEYSLYKLLAYWIFLQQHPNLQMMPSWGTVVTWFMSLPKGTSFLEREEGHGYVSLFRTVRLSGITDSSQLDELQKMNLIPQSWLLRVYTQHYHALQGGGDMSLMTRFEHGAIRKGFILEEHLKYHSEIVSVHGFHFEVKAAKDADTDSKYLFYLQRLKPNDPVLSFRACERYTFSMRHDREVRYCIRVQWFDCGLNKIFTSGILCHSFGLSGKTRQSEVVSVEDVCMPLYVSVSLMFPPS, from the exons ATGACAG CTGACTGTCCAAGGGTAGCCTGCAACCATCTGGATGAAGGTAGAGAAAAGTCTTCCCAGACTCCAGTGCATACAGTCATTTCTCCAAGATTTTTGAAATCTCAGCCTGCCCCAGGACTTACAACCAGCACCAGGGATTTAGATCAACGACTGGTCCAGTCTCAGCCAGTTGCATTTTCTGTATTACCAAG GAGAGAACTAGGAAACAGCGAGCTCTCTCCATTTCACCTCAAACAAATTGATTATCAGAGAAATGTGATCTCACCAGCCATGAGATGCCCTACTCCAATGGAACTGTTTTTACTCAGATCACAAGTTGTAGGAGCTCACAAGATTCCAG ATGTTGTGGTTCATGCCCTGGACAACTCATGGGAACTGCACAAACCCTATCTACAGAAATCGTGGTTATTGAGTTCAATGCTGAAGAAAGCACAGATGACTGGCATGAGGAATATTGAagaggaagatgaagaagaTAGCACATCTGGAGGTGGAGAAATAG GAAGCAGTTTAGATGCTTTGAAAACAGCAGCAAGCCATGGGAGCATGGAACCTGTGGCTGCTAATTTGTCACAATCTTCGCTTGGTAGAAGTAGGTCAAGCATTGAATGGTTCAAGAACAAGTTAACATTAAAACTGAGAATCAAAGATCCACtaattacaaaacaaa cttttgcCCTTGCCCTGGCCGCATTgtatgaaaatgaaagtgaaatgaCTGTTACTGAAGCAGATGCTGTTGGAGTATTAGCCGCCGCAAATTTCCTTGGATTCTCAGCTTTGGAAAAATT GTGTGCTGATGTGATGCTGCGATCCATAGCTGCTTGGTCTGTCTGTGCATTTCATGCTTCTGCGTCTAAG TACAAGCAGAATTCTGTTGTGGAAGCTTGTGAGAGATGGCTTGAACTCAATTTAATACCACAG CTTTCAGTTCAAATATACTTGAGTCATTTGCCACAAGACCTGCTGGAAAAGTGCCTCAAATCCACCAA ACTTTTCACGTGGAGTGAGTATTCATTGTATAAGTTGCTGGCTTATTGGATTTTTTTACAACAGCATCCTAATTTACAG ATGATGCCATCCTGGGGAACTGTGGTGACTTGGTTTATGAG CTTACCGAAGGGCACATCTTTCTTAGAGAGAGAAGAG GGTCATGGATATGTGAGTTTGTTTCGAACTGTCAGGCTCAGCGGCATTACTGATA GCTCACAACTTGATGAGCTACAGAAGATGAATCTTATCCCTCAATCTTGGTTGCTTCGCGTGTACACCCAACACTATCATGCG cTCCAAGGTGGTGGTGATATGTCACTTATGACGAGATTTGAACACGGAGCCATACGCAAGGGTTTCATTCTGGAAGAG CATTTGAAGTATCACTCTGAAATTGTGTCTGTTCACGGATTTCATTTCGAAGTCAAAGCAGCAAAGGATGCGGACACAGATTCCAAATACTTATTCTATCTTCAG AGATTGAAACCAAATGATCCTGTCCTATCGTTCAGAGCTTGTGAACGTTACACATTTTCTATGCGTCACGACAGAGAG GTTCGGTATTGTATCCGTGTTCAGTGGTTCGACTGTGGTCTTAATAAAATCTTTACATCGG GAATTCTGTGTCACAGCTTTGGTTTGTCTGGGAAAACCAGGCAATCGGAG GTTGTGTCAGTTGAGGATGTCTGTATGCCGCTTTATGTATCAGTATCGTTAATGTTCCCACCCTCCTAA